A portion of the Pectobacterium brasiliense genome contains these proteins:
- a CDS encoding discoidin domain-containing protein → MKKYTLATTLLCGLFSLSAYAVQVTAVTASAYDSDKGHKPANIADGDVKTRWAANGESWVQLELDKEQSVENFVLVPFKADERKLKFSVSYSTDGKTWQKLADNLVTSNNAKDGEKFTFPAVKAKFFKLDTFGTDVNKWSAINEISFNSAAQVPAQAIK, encoded by the coding sequence ATGAAAAAATACACTCTGGCTACGACGCTTCTGTGCGGCTTATTCTCTCTTTCCGCTTACGCGGTACAAGTAACGGCGGTGACAGCCTCCGCTTATGATTCAGACAAGGGCCACAAACCTGCCAACATTGCCGATGGCGACGTAAAAACCCGCTGGGCGGCAAACGGTGAGAGCTGGGTTCAGTTAGAACTGGATAAAGAACAATCGGTTGAGAACTTTGTTCTGGTTCCTTTCAAAGCGGATGAGCGCAAACTGAAGTTCTCCGTGTCCTACTCCACCGACGGGAAAACCTGGCAAAAACTGGCTGATAATCTGGTGACCTCCAACAACGCCAAAGACGGTGAAAAATTCACCTTCCCTGCCGTGAAAGCGAAATTCTTCAAGCTGGATACGTTTGGCACCGACGTGAACAAATGGAGCGCCATCAACGAGATCAGCTTTAACAGCGCAGCACAGGTTCCGGCTCAGGCCATTAAGTAA
- a CDS encoding ABC transporter ATP-binding protein/permease yields the protein MQTLRRFYSLVAPFWLTTRATLLWLLLLLIMSLTLSVVWISVQYNNWSRDFYDALADYFQHASVYDMAVRYLAYTLLFVLVIICGNWLKKQLIIRWRDTMTHQYEQDWLRNHAHYQLNSGLDNPDQRIAEDIRLLIEQSLELLLSLLKNTARFFSFIAILWQLSGVHTVTLSGYTITIHGYLVWIALVYAAIASMVTHRLGHRLHKLNIERQRTEADYRATLLRVRDNSEQIAFYQGSDAELLRMRQYFQPIVQNWQRLMAREFRLESFTTSYFRFSLIIPVFATLPLFLARQISLGAIMQARSAFGYVLDAFGWFIDAYRQLVQWSSTIERLWEFQHRLQQLPTPEAPCHEGHTLHINALSVARPDGSPYFSPLTLMLQAGEWATLNAASGTGKTTLLRALAGLWPVSQGDWYFPAGRTLFLPQKAYLPQDTLRQVLCYPQAQLADTTQLIAVLEQTGLTALIPRLDDKANWSRELSGGEQQRLSLARALLLRPTLLCLDEATSQLDDTAALQLLEHVRITLPQTIVLAVSHQPAVQSSFKHQVRLTPLEPEKKAQTENHTDEPSVAAPAADSQQVAYGKM from the coding sequence ATGCAAACGCTTAGACGCTTTTATTCACTGGTCGCGCCTTTCTGGCTGACTACACGTGCCACGTTGCTGTGGTTATTGCTGTTGCTGATTATGAGCCTGACGCTCTCCGTCGTGTGGATCAGCGTGCAGTACAATAACTGGAGCCGAGATTTTTACGACGCGCTGGCCGACTATTTTCAGCACGCGTCAGTCTACGATATGGCCGTGCGCTATCTGGCCTACACGCTGCTGTTCGTGCTGGTCATTATCTGCGGCAACTGGCTCAAGAAACAGCTGATTATCCGCTGGCGCGATACCATGACGCACCAGTATGAGCAGGATTGGCTGCGCAATCACGCCCACTATCAGCTCAACTCAGGGCTGGATAACCCCGATCAGCGCATCGCGGAAGATATTCGCCTGCTGATCGAACAAAGCCTCGAACTCCTGCTCTCGTTGCTGAAAAACACCGCCCGTTTTTTCTCTTTCATCGCCATTCTCTGGCAGCTTTCCGGCGTCCATACCGTCACGTTGAGCGGCTACACCATCACAATACACGGCTATCTGGTGTGGATCGCGCTGGTTTACGCCGCCATCGCCAGCATGGTGACGCATCGGCTGGGGCACCGCTTGCACAAGCTGAATATTGAGCGTCAGCGAACAGAGGCCGACTATCGCGCCACGCTGCTGCGGGTACGGGATAACAGCGAGCAGATTGCGTTCTACCAAGGGAGTGACGCCGAGCTGTTGCGGATGCGGCAGTATTTCCAGCCCATCGTGCAAAACTGGCAGCGTTTAATGGCGCGGGAATTCCGGCTAGAGAGCTTTACGACCAGCTATTTCCGCTTCAGCCTGATTATCCCGGTGTTCGCTACCCTGCCGCTGTTTCTCGCCCGTCAGATTAGCCTCGGGGCGATTATGCAGGCGCGCTCCGCCTTCGGCTATGTGCTGGATGCCTTTGGCTGGTTTATCGATGCCTATCGCCAATTGGTTCAGTGGTCTTCCACGATTGAACGGCTGTGGGAATTCCAGCACCGCTTACAGCAATTGCCGACGCCAGAGGCACCGTGCCATGAAGGCCATACTCTGCATATCAACGCCTTGTCTGTAGCGCGCCCAGATGGTTCGCCGTATTTCTCCCCGCTGACGCTCATGCTTCAGGCTGGCGAATGGGCGACGCTTAACGCAGCCAGCGGCACGGGAAAAACCACGCTGCTGCGGGCGCTGGCAGGGCTGTGGCCTGTTTCACAAGGAGACTGGTATTTCCCCGCAGGCCGCACGCTGTTTTTACCGCAAAAAGCCTATTTACCGCAGGATACGCTGCGTCAGGTCCTGTGTTATCCGCAGGCGCAGTTAGCGGATACTACACAGCTGATTGCGGTGCTGGAACAAACCGGGCTGACCGCGCTCATTCCCCGCTTGGACGACAAGGCGAACTGGAGTCGGGAACTATCGGGCGGCGAACAGCAGCGTCTATCGCTCGCGCGTGCACTACTGCTGCGCCCGACGCTGCTTTGTCTGGATGAAGCCACCAGCCAGCTTGATGACACAGCGGCGCTTCAACTGCTAGAGCACGTCAGAATCACGCTACCACAAACCATTGTTTTGGCCGTCAGCCACCAGCCTGCCGTACAGTCCAGTTTCAAACATCAGGTCCGCTTAACGCCGCTCGAACCAGAGAAGAAAGCGCAAACAGAGAATCACACAGACGAGCCTTCTGTTGCAGCGCCAGCGGCGGACAGTCAGCAGGTTGCTTACGGAAAGATGTGA
- a CDS encoding DNA polymerase III subunit psi, with protein MESRRDRLLQQLGITQWTLRRPTVLQGEIAVSLPEQVRLVIVSAEPLADDEPLLTDVLHSLALTPAQAYRLTPQQIDMLPADARCHSWRLGIAEPIALQGVQLSSPLLSELYQNADAKRALWQQICEHEHDIFPDAS; from the coding sequence ATGGAATCAAGACGTGACAGGCTGCTACAGCAACTGGGGATTACGCAGTGGACATTGCGTCGCCCGACGGTGCTGCAAGGCGAAATCGCTGTCAGTCTGCCCGAGCAGGTGCGTCTGGTGATCGTCTCCGCCGAGCCGCTGGCCGATGATGAACCGCTGCTAACTGACGTTCTGCACAGTCTGGCGCTCACGCCTGCGCAAGCCTATCGCCTAACGCCACAGCAGATCGACATGCTGCCCGCCGATGCACGCTGTCATAGCTGGCGGTTGGGCATCGCGGAACCTATTGCGCTACAGGGCGTTCAGCTTTCCAGCCCTCTGCTTTCCGAACTTTATCAAAATGCCGACGCCAAACGGGCGCTGTGGCAACAGATCTGTGAACATGAACACGATATCTTCCCTGACGCCAGCTGA
- a CDS encoding LysR family transcriptional regulator, whose amino-acid sequence MDHIQAMRVFVRIVELGSFSRAAERLTLPRATVSNTIKQLEARLGVRLLQRTTRQVQITDEGRVYYERCLQLLAEIEEIDTLFTQQKQQPVGKVRVDMPHSLAREIVVPALGEFYARYPQVTLMLSANDAAINVLREGVDCVLRAWQTDDETLATRHLPSMPQITCASADYLARFGVPRSLDDLSGHQMVGYFSLRTEHRYPLEFMSGDECITRMLPGALQVNGTDAYIASARAGLGIIQAPRRGLRPFLESGELVEILPEMPPPAMPLYVMYAPGRFLAPRIRVFIEWLDELFTRNAAAR is encoded by the coding sequence ATGGATCACATTCAGGCGATGCGAGTTTTTGTGCGTATTGTCGAACTGGGCAGCTTCAGCCGCGCGGCGGAGCGACTGACGCTGCCACGCGCGACGGTGAGCAACACCATCAAACAGCTTGAAGCACGGCTGGGGGTACGTTTGCTGCAACGCACGACTCGTCAGGTGCAGATCACCGATGAAGGGCGCGTTTATTATGAACGCTGTCTGCAATTGCTCGCGGAAATCGAAGAGATCGACACGCTGTTTACGCAGCAAAAGCAGCAGCCTGTTGGCAAAGTGCGGGTGGATATGCCGCACTCGCTGGCGCGGGAGATCGTCGTTCCGGCGCTGGGCGAGTTCTACGCGCGCTATCCCCAGGTGACGTTGATGCTGAGCGCCAACGATGCGGCGATTAATGTGCTGCGTGAAGGCGTTGACTGTGTGCTGCGTGCCTGGCAGACGGACGACGAAACGCTGGCGACCCGCCATTTGCCGTCAATGCCGCAGATTACCTGTGCGTCGGCCGACTATCTGGCGCGATTCGGCGTGCCGCGTTCGCTCGATGATCTGTCGGGGCATCAGATGGTCGGCTATTTCTCTTTGCGTACCGAACACCGTTATCCGCTGGAATTCATGTCGGGTGATGAATGCATTACGCGTATGTTGCCCGGTGCGTTGCAGGTTAACGGCACCGATGCCTACATCGCCAGCGCGCGTGCCGGATTGGGGATTATTCAGGCACCACGTCGTGGCCTGCGCCCGTTTCTGGAAAGTGGGGAACTGGTAGAGATCCTGCCGGAAATGCCGCCGCCTGCGATGCCACTTTACGTGATGTATGCGCCTGGTCGCTTTCTCGCACCACGGATTCGTGTGTTTATCGAATGGCTCGATGAGCTCTTTACGCGCAACGCCGCGGCGAGATGA
- the rimI gene encoding ribosomal protein S18-alanine N-acetyltransferase, with the protein MNTISSLTPADLAQAFKIEQVSHAFPWSEKTFISNQGERYFNLKLEHDGKLTAYAITQVVLDEATLFNIAVHPDHQRQGLGRQLLEHLIDEMERRGILTLWLEVRESNARAIALYESLGFNEVSVRRDYYPTAQGREDAILMALPLG; encoded by the coding sequence ATGAACACGATATCTTCCCTGACGCCAGCTGACCTGGCACAAGCCTTTAAAATTGAACAAGTCAGCCACGCCTTTCCCTGGTCGGAAAAGACGTTTATCAGCAATCAGGGTGAGCGTTATTTCAACCTGAAACTGGAGCATGACGGAAAGCTTACCGCTTACGCCATTACGCAGGTCGTGCTGGATGAAGCGACGTTGTTCAATATCGCGGTACATCCCGATCATCAGCGTCAGGGGTTGGGTCGCCAGCTGTTAGAACACCTGATCGACGAAATGGAGCGACGCGGCATTCTGACGCTGTGGCTGGAAGTCCGCGAGTCAAACGCGCGAGCCATCGCGCTGTATGAGAGTCTGGGATTTAACGAAGTCTCCGTGCGCCGCGATTACTACCCCACGGCACAGGGTCGGGAAGACGCCATTCTCATGGCGCTGCCGCTCGGCTAA
- a CDS encoding FecR domain-containing protein, translated as MNKPSFIALQQASQWYAQLCDREPDDEHYHHWRRWMDESEEHRQAWEYVQTVSQRFQPLRGDSQQPALNTLLHKSAPMTRRRALKLTALLSTGSLLSWLTYRHTPLKGSLLAMTADHHSAVGEIKSLTLPDNTRLWLNTASAIDIRYSDQRREIALLAGDILIDTAADARPFFVTTAQGRLQALGTRFSVAQEQDATTLTVYQHAVDVSAKYATAARRVNAGYHLSFNADGQGNIVPNPQSDADWSYGVLQANNMPLGDVVAQLSRYRHGYLACQPAIADLRVMGTFPLTDTDMALNMLAQAFPVRIHRRFPWWVTVEPR; from the coding sequence ATGAATAAGCCCAGCTTTATCGCCTTGCAGCAGGCATCGCAATGGTACGCACAACTGTGCGATCGGGAACCTGACGATGAGCACTATCACCACTGGCGGCGCTGGATGGACGAAAGCGAAGAACATCGCCAAGCCTGGGAATACGTGCAAACGGTCAGCCAACGTTTCCAGCCGCTGCGTGGCGACAGTCAACAACCCGCGCTGAATACGCTGCTGCACAAGTCTGCACCGATGACTCGCCGCCGTGCGCTCAAGCTCACCGCATTGCTCAGCACTGGTTCTCTGCTGTCCTGGCTGACTTACCGCCACACGCCATTAAAAGGCTCACTGCTGGCGATGACGGCCGATCATCACAGCGCGGTAGGAGAAATCAAATCGCTGACCTTACCGGACAACACCCGACTGTGGCTGAACACCGCCAGCGCGATTGATATCCGCTACAGCGACCAGCGTCGGGAAATCGCCCTGCTGGCGGGGGACATTCTGATTGATACTGCTGCCGACGCGCGCCCTTTCTTTGTCACCACCGCACAAGGGCGCTTGCAGGCGCTGGGCACGCGCTTCAGCGTCGCGCAAGAGCAGGACGCCACCACGCTGACCGTTTACCAACACGCGGTCGACGTCAGCGCCAAGTACGCCACCGCCGCGCGTCGGGTCAACGCGGGCTATCACCTGAGTTTTAACGCCGACGGCCAGGGTAACATCGTGCCCAACCCGCAGAGCGATGCCGACTGGTCATACGGCGTGCTCCAGGCAAATAACATGCCGCTGGGTGACGTCGTGGCGCAGCTGTCCCGCTATCGCCACGGCTATCTGGCGTGCCAGCCTGCCATCGCGGATTTACGCGTGATGGGCACCTTCCCTTTAACCGATACCGACATGGCACTGAACATGCTGGCGCAGGCCTTCCCGGTCCGCATCCATCGCCGTTTTCCGTGGTGGGTGACTGTCGAGCCGCGCTGA
- a CDS encoding LysR family transcriptional regulator encodes MELRYLRYFVAVAQAKHFTRAAENLGMSQPPLSQQIKKFEQEIGTPLFKRLTRGVEMTEAGQALYEDARQILQLTDSAIARTRSIARGEKGSLNVGFSPSAMFHPTVLALLHRYCQQHPHVQPLPKEENPAALITALQERNIDIAFLRLPCDLSDEINGEILAEEPMKLVLPAGHALSHKAQVSLSELRQEPLIIFPREVCPGLHDMIIRTCYLSGYGPRPSPFAPQLTATIGMVAAGFGVTLVPESLACIKADNVTYHDIDMPEIHTQIAAIWRKHERSPVIVNMIHLIRQHLSTQHPD; translated from the coding sequence ATGGAGCTACGTTATCTGCGCTACTTCGTCGCCGTTGCACAAGCTAAGCATTTCACGCGTGCAGCGGAAAATCTGGGGATGTCACAGCCGCCCCTCAGCCAGCAAATCAAGAAATTCGAGCAGGAGATCGGTACACCGCTGTTCAAGCGACTGACGCGCGGCGTAGAAATGACGGAAGCGGGACAAGCGCTGTATGAGGATGCTCGTCAGATTTTGCAGTTGACCGATTCGGCCATCGCGCGGACAAGAAGCATTGCGCGGGGTGAGAAAGGTAGCCTGAACGTGGGGTTTTCGCCGTCGGCCATGTTCCACCCAACCGTGCTTGCGCTGCTGCATCGTTACTGTCAGCAGCATCCACACGTTCAGCCGCTGCCAAAGGAGGAAAATCCGGCTGCACTCATCACTGCGCTGCAAGAACGTAATATCGACATCGCATTTCTACGCTTACCCTGCGATCTCAGTGATGAGATTAACGGTGAAATTTTGGCCGAGGAGCCGATGAAGCTGGTGTTACCCGCAGGACACGCGCTTAGCCATAAAGCGCAGGTTTCACTCAGCGAACTGCGTCAGGAACCGCTGATTATTTTCCCGCGCGAGGTGTGTCCGGGGCTACACGATATGATTATCCGCACCTGCTATCTGTCAGGCTATGGCCCCAGACCTAGCCCCTTTGCTCCGCAGTTAACGGCCACTATCGGGATGGTCGCCGCGGGCTTCGGCGTCACCCTTGTGCCGGAATCTCTCGCCTGTATTAAGGCGGATAATGTGACCTATCATGATATCGACATGCCCGAAATCCATACACAAATTGCGGCTATCTGGCGCAAACATGAACGATCGCCGGTTATCGTGAATATGATCCACCTGATACGCCAGCATTTAAGCACTCAGCATCCCGATTAA
- a CDS encoding aldo/keto reductase, with translation MQQRKLGANGPQVSAIGLGCMGMSDFYSTAQDEKESIATLHRALELGVTLLDTADMYGPHTNELLLGKAIKGKREQVFLATKFGIIRDPANPNARGVCGKPDYIRRAVEGSLTRLGTDVIDLYYQHRIDPTVPIEETVGTLAELVQEGKIRYIGLSEASATTLERAHRVHPITALQSEYSLWTRDMEAEILPTCERLGIGFVPYSPLGRGFLTGAIRSPDDLAADDFRRTNPRFSGENFGKNLLLVEKINQLAQEKQVTPSQLALAWVLAQGEHIVPIPGTKRRRYLEENLGALDVTLTKEELAAIDAIFPPDAAAGERYGKESMAALNQ, from the coding sequence ATGCAACAACGCAAATTAGGCGCGAACGGCCCGCAGGTGTCGGCGATTGGGCTAGGCTGCATGGGAATGAGTGATTTCTACTCCACGGCACAGGATGAAAAAGAATCCATTGCCACGTTGCATCGCGCACTGGAGCTGGGTGTCACGCTGCTGGATACCGCCGATATGTATGGCCCCCACACCAACGAGCTGCTGCTCGGCAAAGCGATAAAAGGCAAGCGTGAGCAGGTCTTTCTGGCGACCAAGTTTGGCATCATCCGCGATCCGGCAAACCCCAATGCACGCGGCGTATGCGGTAAACCGGACTACATTCGCCGCGCAGTGGAAGGTAGCCTGACGCGACTCGGCACCGACGTTATCGATCTTTACTATCAGCACCGCATTGATCCAACCGTTCCCATTGAAGAGACGGTCGGCACGCTGGCCGAGCTGGTTCAGGAAGGCAAGATTCGTTACATCGGCCTGAGTGAAGCTTCCGCCACCACGCTGGAACGTGCACATCGCGTGCACCCTATTACGGCGTTACAGAGCGAATACTCACTGTGGACCCGCGATATGGAAGCCGAGATTTTGCCTACCTGTGAGCGTCTGGGGATTGGGTTTGTACCTTACAGCCCGCTGGGGCGTGGCTTTCTGACTGGTGCGATTCGCAGCCCGGACGATCTGGCTGCCGACGATTTCCGTCGTACCAATCCACGCTTTTCGGGGGAGAATTTCGGTAAAAATCTGCTGTTGGTAGAGAAAATTAACCAACTAGCGCAGGAAAAGCAGGTTACGCCCTCACAGCTGGCACTGGCGTGGGTATTGGCACAGGGTGAACATATCGTGCCGATTCCGGGCACTAAACGCCGCCGCTATCTGGAAGAAAACCTCGGGGCGCTGGATGTCACGCTGACGAAAGAGGAACTGGCCGCCATTGATGCCATCTTCCCGCCCGATGCCGCAGCAGGTGAACGCTACGGCAAGGAGAGCATGGCAGCCTTGAATCAGTAA
- a CDS encoding sigma-70 family RNA polymerase sigma factor, whose product MSSANIDTSADLHQLYCQHHGWLQGLLRKRLGNLCDAADLAQDVFLRLLLKPRQFDSHAGARAYLSVMAQGMCVDLWRKREIERVWLTSLAEQPEPVALSAEDSNIILETLYQVDAMLRALPEKVRAAFIMAQVQGLPYREIATALGVSERMVKKYMAQAMLHCVLLEAEIDADGQAVHS is encoded by the coding sequence ATGTCATCAGCCAATATTGATACCTCAGCAGATCTGCATCAGCTTTATTGTCAGCATCACGGCTGGCTGCAAGGATTATTGCGCAAACGGCTGGGGAATCTGTGTGATGCGGCCGATCTGGCGCAGGATGTATTTTTACGGCTGTTGCTGAAACCGCGCCAGTTCGACAGCCACGCAGGCGCGCGAGCTTACCTGAGCGTGATGGCGCAGGGCATGTGCGTCGATCTCTGGCGCAAACGGGAAATTGAGCGCGTTTGGCTCACCTCATTAGCCGAACAGCCGGAGCCGGTTGCCCTGTCGGCGGAAGACAGTAACATCATTCTCGAAACGCTGTATCAGGTTGATGCCATGCTGCGTGCGCTGCCGGAGAAGGTGCGCGCCGCCTTTATCATGGCGCAGGTACAGGGATTACCCTATCGGGAAATTGCTACGGCGCTGGGCGTTTCCGAACGCATGGTGAAAAAATACATGGCGCAGGCCATGCTGCACTGTGTACTGCTGGAAGCGGAGATAGACGCGGACGGCCAGGCCGTTCATTCATGA
- a CDS encoding TonB-dependent siderophore receptor yields the protein MALIPFFSTQRTPSKLAMAVHLLLCGAPLFVHSTATAAETAAVAATKTYSISAGPLNQQLNQFATQSGVYLVGDAQLATGKTGPSLQGNYSVDGGFSALLAGSGLQVIPQPNGVWRLQRIPQGDEMLVVAGVNRNGVTEGTQSYTTRSMNTATQLNLSPRETPQSVSVVTRQRMDDQNMTSLDEAMKQTTGINVVNQNSYQVKYESRAFVMDNIKEDGVNFSSQNSVSNMGAVQASSESPDLAIYDRVEILRGASGLSQGNGEPGGTVNLVRKQPTHNFQASGSIGAGSWDNYRSELDISGPLNDDASLRGRLVGVYQDRQSFKDYEHSERKVLFGTLAYDLTPSTTVTGGINWQKTRGVPDVYGIPFATNKSSLNLPRSTYLGASWNRIEFEKINPFVELEHHFDNDWTLKTALNYIHSRAASSYIGIMNGTSGVNPATGNSSLNNNLRYDNKAEQWGYNLSLNGPFELLGRSHELVVGGDYQKESFNNNHIRINNTSTVNIFNWQPNSLAEPDWSNTSLYNNHYNDRFNLYQRGAFATARFELADDWKLILGGRYSAYSYDEYFTNHFRNTSSLSSLHASNEFVPYGGLLWDFADNYTWYLSYAEIYKPQSEKDRNGKLLPAITGTNYETGIKGEFFDGDLNTSLALFRIIQANRAMAVADSSVCLIGTSCSQAQGEVRSQGVEFDITGKLAEGWQIQAGYTLTNSKYLEGSASERAAQFSPRTPKHMFKLYTSYNLPGELNQWTVGAGMTAQTETQTYPNRAYGLHQGGYTLFNANIRYQHSKNLSFNLVGNNLTDKTYFLNLNNRHLSGNNYYGDPRNFMLTAKWNF from the coding sequence ATGGCATTGATTCCATTTTTCTCTACACAGCGCACTCCTTCCAAACTGGCAATGGCCGTTCATCTGTTGCTGTGCGGCGCACCGCTGTTCGTGCACTCCACCGCAACGGCGGCAGAAACAGCAGCTGTGGCGGCAACAAAAACCTATTCCATCTCTGCCGGGCCACTTAACCAGCAGCTAAACCAATTTGCCACCCAGTCGGGCGTTTATCTGGTCGGCGATGCACAGTTGGCAACGGGGAAAACGGGGCCCTCTCTGCAAGGGAATTACAGCGTCGATGGCGGATTTTCGGCCCTACTGGCAGGAAGCGGACTTCAGGTGATTCCGCAGCCTAACGGCGTCTGGCGCTTACAGAGAATACCGCAGGGAGATGAGATGCTGGTCGTAGCGGGCGTCAACCGCAACGGAGTGACCGAAGGCACCCAGTCCTACACCACGCGCAGCATGAACACCGCGACACAGCTGAACCTGTCGCCACGAGAAACGCCGCAGTCGGTGAGCGTCGTCACACGCCAGCGCATGGACGATCAGAATATGACCTCGTTGGATGAGGCGATGAAGCAAACCACCGGCATTAACGTGGTCAATCAGAACAGCTATCAGGTGAAATACGAATCGCGCGCTTTCGTGATGGATAATATCAAGGAAGACGGGGTGAACTTCTCCAGCCAGAACAGCGTCTCCAACATGGGCGCAGTGCAGGCCTCCAGCGAATCGCCCGATCTGGCAATTTATGACCGCGTCGAGATCCTGCGCGGGGCGTCCGGCCTGTCACAAGGTAATGGCGAACCCGGCGGCACCGTCAATCTGGTGCGTAAACAGCCTACCCACAACTTTCAGGCATCCGGCAGCATTGGCGCGGGCAGTTGGGATAATTACCGCAGCGAGCTCGATATCTCCGGGCCGCTGAACGACGATGCCAGCCTGCGCGGCCGTCTCGTTGGCGTCTATCAGGATAGGCAGAGCTTTAAAGATTACGAACACAGTGAAAGAAAAGTGCTGTTCGGCACGCTGGCCTACGACCTGACACCGTCCACCACGGTGACTGGTGGCATTAACTGGCAGAAAACCCGGGGTGTACCTGATGTGTACGGCATCCCGTTCGCCACCAATAAAAGCAGCTTGAATCTACCGCGCTCCACCTATCTGGGCGCAAGCTGGAACCGCATTGAGTTTGAAAAAATTAACCCGTTTGTCGAACTGGAGCACCACTTCGATAACGACTGGACGCTGAAAACCGCGCTGAACTATATCCATTCCCGCGCGGCCAGCAGCTATATCGGGATCATGAACGGTACAAGCGGCGTGAACCCAGCAACGGGAAATTCCTCGCTAAACAATAACCTGCGCTATGACAATAAGGCAGAACAGTGGGGTTACAACCTGAGCCTGAATGGTCCATTCGAGCTGCTGGGGCGCAGTCACGAACTGGTGGTGGGCGGTGATTATCAGAAAGAGAGCTTCAATAACAATCACATCCGCATCAACAACACCAGCACCGTGAACATCTTCAACTGGCAGCCCAATTCGCTGGCAGAACCTGACTGGTCAAATACGAGTCTCTACAACAACCACTACAATGACCGCTTTAACTTGTATCAGCGCGGCGCGTTCGCCACGGCCAGATTCGAGCTGGCGGATGACTGGAAACTGATTCTGGGCGGCCGCTACAGCGCCTACAGTTACGATGAGTATTTCACTAACCATTTCCGCAATACGTCTTCACTCAGTAGCCTGCATGCCAGCAATGAGTTTGTCCCTTACGGCGGCCTGCTGTGGGACTTTGCCGACAACTACACCTGGTATCTGAGCTACGCCGAGATCTACAAGCCGCAGAGCGAAAAAGATCGCAACGGTAAGCTGTTGCCCGCCATTACCGGCACCAACTATGAAACCGGTATAAAAGGCGAGTTCTTTGATGGCGATCTGAATACCTCGCTGGCGCTGTTCCGCATCATTCAGGCGAACCGTGCGATGGCCGTCGCGGATAGCTCGGTTTGCCTGATCGGGACAAGCTGCTCCCAGGCTCAAGGCGAAGTACGCAGCCAGGGTGTCGAGTTCGATATCACGGGCAAACTGGCCGAAGGCTGGCAGATTCAGGCGGGTTATACCCTGACCAACAGTAAATATCTTGAAGGCAGCGCGAGTGAAAGAGCCGCACAGTTCAGCCCGCGCACGCCGAAGCATATGTTCAAGCTCTACACCTCATACAATCTGCCGGGTGAGTTGAACCAATGGACGGTTGGCGCGGGTATGACGGCACAGACCGAGACGCAAACCTACCCTAACCGGGCTTACGGCCTGCATCAGGGCGGCTACACCCTGTTTAACGCCAATATCCGTTATCAACACAGCAAAAACCTGAGCTTCAATTTGGTGGGTAATAATCTGACGGATAAAACCTACTTCTTAAACCTGAACAACCGCCATCTTAGCGGCAACAACTATTACGGCGACCCACGTAATTTCATGCTGACGGCGAAGTGGAATTTCTAA
- a CDS encoding DUF1435 domain-containing protein encodes MLTAMITACGLWGVSWCMGKHLSSAWGVLLPCAIMPLLALLNLNLTHLKVIIAIALLATLVMLFHQRLRHYLLLPSCIALAGGLAALSVTFNLTTL; translated from the coding sequence ATGCTGACAGCAATGATCACAGCCTGCGGGCTATGGGGTGTGAGTTGGTGTATGGGGAAGCATCTGTCTAGTGCGTGGGGCGTGCTGCTGCCTTGTGCCATCATGCCGCTATTGGCGCTGCTCAACCTTAATCTGACGCATCTGAAAGTGATTATCGCCATCGCCCTGCTGGCGACGCTTGTTATGCTGTTCCATCAACGCTTACGCCACTATTTACTGCTACCATCCTGCATTGCACTGGCTGGCGGTTTGGCGGCGCTGTCCGTTACGTTTAATCTCACGACGCTGTAA